A single window of Thiomicrorhabdus immobilis DNA harbors:
- a CDS encoding MBL fold metallo-hydrolase RNA specificity domain-containing protein: MTPIQSFGAAETVTGSCHFLQLKSGPKILIDCGMFQGHTDHDSADPFGFNPQDVDILLITHAHLDHVGRIPKLVKEGFNGRIIATRATMDLAEVVLLDSAKIAQEDYKTSLKKAKRRGEENEVAEPIYTIDDAKAVFDMNIQYADYNNTIQLDKGVSATFRNAGHILGSSTIQIDFEEEGQHKTVVFSGDLGGCIDTVMRSPETVPHANALYIESTYGDRNHRSLEDSVDEFKTAVVQTLKNEGNVLIPSFAIERTQEILILLKQMYYDNELPECKIFVDSPMATKATIIYNQNHKSLNKAAQDLFNKDGSVFDFPYLEYTLSGADSMQINEVDSGAIIIAGSGMCNGGRILHHFKHRLWNEKNTLIFVGYQVEGTLGRYLVDGAEFIHVYGEKIKVRANRMMINGFSAHADQSDMLKWMGGFETLDKVFLIHGERDKQEIFKKAIEEKLNKTVHIVEYAEEVWI, from the coding sequence ATGACCCCTATTCAATCTTTTGGTGCTGCAGAAACGGTGACAGGTTCATGTCATTTTTTACAGCTTAAGTCAGGCCCTAAAATCCTTATCGACTGCGGCATGTTTCAAGGTCATACCGACCATGACTCGGCCGATCCTTTTGGCTTCAACCCTCAAGATGTCGATATCCTACTGATTACACACGCCCATTTAGATCATGTTGGCCGTATTCCCAAACTGGTTAAAGAGGGTTTTAATGGTCGAATCATCGCCACGAGAGCTACCATGGATTTGGCTGAGGTGGTTTTATTGGATAGTGCAAAAATCGCCCAAGAAGATTACAAAACGTCACTCAAAAAAGCCAAACGTCGTGGTGAAGAAAACGAGGTTGCAGAGCCAATCTATACAATCGATGATGCCAAAGCGGTGTTTGATATGAACATTCAATACGCCGACTACAACAACACCATTCAACTTGATAAAGGCGTGAGTGCAACCTTTAGAAATGCTGGCCATATCTTAGGTTCATCCACCATCCAAATTGACTTTGAAGAAGAGGGTCAGCACAAAACCGTGGTCTTTTCTGGTGATTTAGGGGGTTGCATTGACACAGTCATGCGCTCTCCTGAAACGGTTCCGCACGCAAACGCACTTTATATTGAATCGACCTATGGTGACCGCAACCACCGTTCCCTAGAAGACAGTGTGGATGAATTCAAAACCGCAGTGGTGCAAACTCTTAAAAATGAAGGTAATGTCCTTATTCCTTCTTTTGCCATCGAACGAACTCAGGAGATTTTAATATTACTCAAACAGATGTATTACGACAATGAACTACCTGAATGTAAGATATTTGTGGATTCTCCAATGGCCACCAAAGCCACCATCATTTACAACCAAAACCACAAAAGCTTGAATAAAGCGGCACAAGACTTGTTCAACAAGGATGGTTCCGTGTTCGACTTTCCCTATTTGGAATACACGTTAAGCGGTGCGGACTCCATGCAAATTAACGAAGTCGACTCTGGTGCGATTATCATTGCCGGAAGCGGAATGTGTAATGGAGGCCGTATTCTCCATCACTTCAAGCATCGCTTATGGAATGAAAAAAACACCCTGATTTTTGTAGGCTATCAAGTGGAAGGAACCTTAGGAAGATATTTGGTCGATGGTGCCGAATTCATTCACGTCTATGGCGAAAAAATTAAAGTTCGTGCTAATCGGATGATGATTAACGGCTTCTCAGCCCATGCCGACCAAAGCGACATGCTCAAATGGATGGGTGGGTTTGAAACGCTGGATAAAGTCTTCTTAATTCACGGGGAGCGTGATAAACAAGAAATATTTAAAAAAGCCATTGAAGAGAAACTTAATAAAACGGTGCATATTGTGGAATATGCGGAAGAGGTTTGGATTTAA
- the rdgB gene encoding RdgB/HAM1 family non-canonical purine NTP pyrophosphatase: MTQTVVLATGNAGKLTEMADILQPHGWDVKAQSEFFNGEAEETGLTFIENAILKARHASKKTGLPAIADDSGIEVSALHGRPGIYSARYSQDIHGEAANDETNLQKLLDELAGLPAEQRQASYYCAMVYVEHENDPTPIIGLGRWYGEILTKKRGDGGFGYDPIFWVEEFGKTAAELPKTQKNQVSHRAQALNALVMQLRRGA; this comes from the coding sequence ATGACTCAAACGGTTGTACTGGCTACCGGTAATGCGGGCAAATTAACAGAGATGGCGGATATTTTGCAACCCCACGGTTGGGATGTGAAAGCGCAATCTGAGTTTTTTAATGGTGAAGCAGAGGAAACCGGTTTAACGTTTATTGAAAATGCGATTTTAAAAGCACGTCACGCATCGAAAAAAACCGGGTTGCCAGCTATTGCGGATGATTCAGGAATTGAAGTTTCCGCTTTGCACGGACGTCCCGGAATCTATTCGGCACGCTATTCACAAGATATTCATGGTGAGGCGGCGAATGATGAAACCAATTTACAAAAGTTATTAGATGAGTTGGCGGGGCTTCCAGCAGAGCAAAGACAAGCGAGCTATTACTGCGCCATGGTCTATGTTGAACATGAAAATGACCCTACGCCGATTATTGGTTTAGGACGCTGGTATGGTGAGATTCTGACCAAAAAACGCGGTGATGGCGGGTTTGGTTATGATCCGATTTTTTGGGTTGAAGAGTTTGGCAAAACCGCCGCCGAACTTCCAAAAACACAAAAGAACCAGGTGAGCCATCGTGCGCAGGCATTGAATGCTTTGGTGATGCAGTTACGACGCGGTGCTTGA
- a CDS encoding YicC/YloC family endoribonuclease produces MHSSTQMLSTYSAKSMTAFARVQENTESGRYSWEIRSVNQRYLEINPRLPDAFRHLEPIIRERLKKQVARGKIDISLSYENPLQNDSMQINQAILQPLSEAINQVQQSLIEATHVNPLEILKWPGVLQESTNQQNSEQIDNALLTSLQTTILSFNESRLREGQALAELINHRCMSIDQQIQRLEPQLPEILNRHVTKLKERIQTLTEQVDDNRFHQEVAVLAQKMDISEEIDRLKTHLIEVKHILFAKNSSQNGPTQITPIGRRLDFLMQELNREANTLGSKAIDTLIAQTSVELKVLIEQMREQVQNIE; encoded by the coding sequence ATGCACAGCTCAACCCAAATGCTCTCAACCTACTCCGCCAAAAGCATGACCGCTTTTGCAAGGGTTCAAGAAAATACCGAATCTGGTCGTTACAGTTGGGAAATTCGCTCGGTCAACCAGCGCTACCTTGAAATAAACCCTCGCTTGCCGGATGCGTTTCGACATTTGGAACCCATTATACGTGAACGGTTAAAAAAACAGGTCGCACGTGGCAAAATCGACATCAGTTTAAGTTATGAAAACCCACTGCAAAATGATTCGATGCAAATCAACCAAGCCATCTTGCAACCGCTTAGCGAAGCGATTAACCAAGTTCAACAATCTTTAATCGAGGCAACCCACGTTAATCCACTCGAAATCTTAAAATGGCCTGGGGTTTTGCAAGAATCGACTAACCAGCAAAACAGTGAACAAATTGATAACGCACTTTTAACGTCCTTACAAACCACGATTCTCTCTTTTAATGAAAGTCGATTACGTGAAGGCCAGGCGCTGGCTGAACTGATTAATCATCGCTGCATGAGTATTGACCAACAAATTCAAAGATTGGAACCCCAACTTCCTGAGATATTAAACAGACACGTAACCAAACTAAAAGAACGCATTCAGACCCTGACAGAACAAGTAGATGACAATCGATTTCACCAAGAAGTGGCGGTACTGGCACAAAAAATGGATATCAGCGAAGAGATCGATCGCTTAAAGACCCATCTAATTGAGGTCAAACATATTCTATTTGCCAAAAACTCATCACAAAACGGACCGACGCAAATAACGCCAATCGGCCGAAGATTAGACTTTTTGATGCAGGAGTTAAATCGTGAAGCCAATACCTTAGGCTCAAAAGCCATCGACACCCTAATTGCGCAAACCAGTGTGGAGTTGAAAGTGTTAATCGAACAAATGCGTGAACAGGTGCAGAACATCGAATAA
- a CDS encoding penicillin-binding protein 1A: MSEIEVKVKNDAAKEVNDPQPSQQNLPPKKKRRWFLWLFAFNFISFTVLAIAAATFYYITVYPTLPDTAELKEVSYQVPLRIVTQDDKLISEIGTKKRLPLEYSEIPERMTQAIISSEDESFFEHGGVDYKGLARAVVELITTGQKKSGGSTITMQVARNFFLSKEKTYLRKLNEIILSYKIENDLSKQEILALYLNKIFLGYRSYGVAAAAQTYYGRSINELTLDEYAMIAGLPKAPSAYNPIANPSRAKLRRNYVLRRMHDLNFITEEEMLAAQAVEVHADKHAAIIDVEADYVAEMARAFALEKFGEEALQNGLTIVTSIDSKLQAQANLAVRDGLQHYERRHGYRGPITNLDLTTFDDEDKLLEELKDTSNYGDLQVAVVTGFEKTNTQVLMENGEKITLPFEKMTWAAEYKGVNHKGKDPKKPQDVLKQGDVIYLQWFEDQWQLAQDPKTESALISLDSKDGRILALVGGYDFFRSKFNRVTQGRRQVGSNIKPFLYSAGLENGMTAATTINDAPVVFHDRNLEDVWRPENYSGRFYGPTRLRNALAFSRNLVSIRLLQKLGIDTASDYIQRFGFPEEEINKHRDLSLSLGSVQFTPWEVARAYAAFSNTGYLIEPYYISEVRAFDGEVLYKAEPKIACTNNQCIPGDERNAPRIIEERNVYIMDTIMQDVIRIGSAKKARELKREDIAGKTGTTNDQKDAWFSGFNSNIVTTVWVGFDSPTTLGRSEVGGRASLPIWMEYMQLALQPYPNVPFTQPEGLVNIPIDRETGQAVPRNTPGALMEIFREENAPEIPSVSQKQIEAITEDLFD; this comes from the coding sequence ATGAGTGAAATAGAAGTTAAAGTTAAAAACGATGCTGCAAAAGAAGTAAACGATCCGCAGCCTTCTCAACAAAATTTACCGCCTAAAAAGAAAAGACGCTGGTTTTTATGGTTATTTGCCTTTAACTTTATTTCATTCACCGTTTTAGCGATTGCCGCAGCCACTTTTTACTACATAACGGTTTACCCTACCCTGCCCGATACTGCTGAATTGAAAGAGGTCAGCTATCAAGTACCGTTACGCATTGTGACGCAAGACGATAAATTAATCAGCGAAATTGGCACTAAAAAACGCCTACCTTTGGAATATTCCGAAATTCCGGAACGTATGACTCAGGCCATTATCTCTTCAGAAGACGAAAGTTTTTTTGAGCATGGCGGGGTCGACTATAAAGGTCTAGCGCGTGCGGTTGTGGAATTGATCACAACCGGTCAAAAGAAATCCGGTGGTTCAACCATCACCATGCAGGTGGCACGTAACTTTTTCTTGAGCAAAGAGAAAACCTATCTACGAAAGCTCAATGAGATCATCCTCTCTTACAAAATTGAAAACGACTTAAGCAAACAAGAAATCCTTGCCCTCTACCTCAATAAAATCTTTTTGGGTTACCGTTCTTACGGTGTGGCCGCTGCGGCTCAAACCTATTATGGCCGTAGCATCAATGAACTGACTTTAGATGAATACGCGATGATTGCAGGGCTTCCTAAAGCCCCTTCCGCTTATAACCCCATCGCCAATCCAAGTCGCGCCAAACTACGACGTAACTATGTGTTGCGTCGCATGCATGATCTTAATTTCATCACTGAAGAAGAGATGCTTGCCGCCCAGGCGGTAGAGGTTCACGCCGATAAACATGCTGCCATCATTGATGTCGAAGCCGATTATGTTGCAGAGATGGCTCGAGCCTTTGCCTTAGAAAAGTTTGGTGAAGAAGCTTTGCAAAATGGTTTAACCATTGTGACATCGATCGACAGTAAGTTACAGGCACAAGCGAATTTGGCGGTACGGGATGGTTTGCAACATTATGAACGCCGTCATGGTTATCGAGGCCCTATCACCAATCTTGATTTAACCACTTTTGACGATGAAGACAAACTTCTGGAAGAGTTAAAAGACACCAGCAACTATGGCGACCTTCAAGTCGCGGTGGTAACTGGCTTTGAAAAAACCAACACTCAAGTTTTAATGGAAAATGGCGAAAAAATCACCTTACCATTCGAGAAAATGACTTGGGCGGCTGAATACAAAGGTGTCAACCATAAAGGCAAAGACCCTAAAAAACCACAAGATGTTCTAAAACAAGGCGATGTGATTTATCTACAGTGGTTTGAAGATCAATGGCAACTAGCACAAGACCCCAAGACGGAATCGGCACTAATCTCTTTGGACTCTAAGGACGGTCGTATTCTAGCATTGGTTGGCGGTTATGACTTCTTTAGAAGCAAATTCAACCGCGTGACGCAAGGTCGCCGTCAAGTGGGTTCGAACATCAAACCTTTCCTGTATTCTGCGGGGCTTGAAAACGGCATGACCGCGGCCACCACAATTAACGATGCACCGGTGGTGTTCCATGACCGCAACTTGGAAGATGTTTGGCGACCTGAAAACTACTCCGGGCGTTTTTATGGGCCAACTCGCCTAAGAAATGCACTGGCGTTTTCCCGCAACCTAGTTTCAATCCGTCTATTACAAAAACTAGGCATCGATACCGCATCCGACTATATCCAACGTTTTGGTTTCCCAGAAGAAGAGATTAACAAACACCGTGATTTATCACTCTCTCTAGGGAGTGTGCAATTCACACCTTGGGAAGTGGCGCGTGCTTACGCCGCTTTCTCAAACACTGGTTATCTGATTGAACCTTATTACATTTCTGAGGTGCGCGCTTTTGATGGTGAAGTGCTTTATAAGGCCGAACCAAAAATCGCCTGCACCAACAATCAATGTATTCCCGGTGATGAACGTAATGCACCGCGAATTATCGAGGAGCGTAATGTCTATATTATGGATACCATCATGCAAGATGTTATCCGCATCGGTTCGGCCAAAAAAGCCCGCGAACTCAAGCGTGAAGACATTGCGGGTAAAACAGGAACCACCAACGACCAAAAGGATGCTTGGTTCTCCGGTTTCAACTCCAATATTGTGACCACGGTTTGGGTAGGCTTTGATAGCCCGACCACATTGGGGCGCAGTGAAGTGGGTGGCCGCGCCTCTTTACCGATTTGGATGGAATACATGCAACTTGCGCTGCAACCCTACCCGAATGTACCGTTTACCCAGCCTGAAGGTTTAGTGAATATACCGATTGATCGTGAGACAGGTCAAGCGGTTCCAAGAAACACGCCTGGCGCTTTAATGGAGATTTTCCGAGAAGAGAATGCACCTGAGATTCCAAGTGTCTCCCAAAAACAGATTGAAGCGATTACCGAAGACTTGTTCGACTAA
- a CDS encoding fructosamine kinase family protein — MDWLNLSQTLSEQLNQSIQIATAHPVSGGDIHQAFQLHTNQGNLFLKLNQAPLLPLFETEAHNLNAIQQSFSIRCPKVLGYGLFESDQAWLLLEHLDLTSQGDDYQRGKDLALMHHQIHKAPQAFGWFEDNYIGHTSQRNQWSSSWIAFYGQQRLKPQLELAQLRGAGSALFEQGHKLIEALPFWFNHYQPEASLLHGDLWGGNSSFTEDGDAVVFDPACYYGDRETDIAMTELFGGFSSSFYSGYNEVFPLDEGYQQRKPLYNLYHIINHFNLFGGHYEQQALQVITALLKQAQA, encoded by the coding sequence ATGGACTGGTTAAATCTTTCTCAAACCCTAAGCGAGCAACTCAACCAGTCCATACAAATCGCAACCGCTCATCCTGTAAGTGGTGGTGATATTCACCAGGCTTTCCAACTGCACACCAATCAAGGCAACTTGTTCTTAAAGCTTAACCAAGCCCCACTTTTACCACTATTTGAAACCGAAGCCCACAACCTCAATGCCATTCAACAATCCTTTAGCATACGTTGTCCAAAGGTTTTAGGTTATGGCCTGTTTGAAAGCGACCAGGCCTGGTTACTGTTGGAGCATCTTGATTTAACCTCTCAAGGCGATGATTACCAACGTGGTAAAGATTTGGCGCTGATGCACCATCAAATCCATAAAGCGCCACAAGCGTTTGGTTGGTTTGAAGACAACTATATCGGCCATACATCACAACGCAACCAATGGAGCTCTAGCTGGATAGCGTTTTATGGCCAACAACGCCTCAAACCGCAACTTGAACTGGCGCAACTCAGAGGAGCCGGTTCTGCGCTTTTTGAACAAGGCCATAAACTGATTGAAGCCCTGCCTTTTTGGTTCAATCACTATCAACCCGAAGCCTCTTTATTGCATGGCGATTTATGGGGCGGTAACAGCTCTTTTACCGAAGATGGCGATGCGGTTGTCTTTGACCCGGCCTGTTATTACGGTGACCGTGAAACGGATATCGCCATGACAGAGTTATTTGGCGGCTTCAGCTCATCATTTTATTCCGGCTACAATGAGGTCTTTCCACTCGACGAAGGCTATCAACAACGCAAACCGCTATATAACCTCTACCATATCATCAACCACTTCAACCTGTTTGGAGGCCATTATGAACAGCAAGCATTACAGGTCATTACCGCGCTATTAAAGCAAGCCCAAGCTTAA
- the adk gene encoding adenylate kinase — translation MKFILLGAPGAGKGTQAQFLTKQFNIPQISTGDMLRAAIKAGTELGKQAKAAIDAGQLVTDEIIIGMVKERIAEPDCANGFLLDGFPRTVPQADAVAEAGVEIDAVIEIDVPDEEIVNRMSGRRAHLASGRTYHVVYNPPKVEGKDDETGEDLVQRDDDKPEVVKDRLNVYHAQTAPLINYYTEVAAKNPALKYIKVDGTQPIDAVEKAIMDNLK, via the coding sequence ATGAAATTCATTCTATTAGGTGCACCAGGTGCCGGTAAAGGAACTCAAGCGCAGTTCTTGACTAAGCAATTCAACATTCCACAAATATCAACTGGCGACATGCTGCGTGCGGCCATCAAAGCGGGAACAGAATTAGGTAAACAGGCTAAGGCGGCGATTGATGCGGGTCAGCTAGTAACGGATGAAATCATCATCGGCATGGTTAAAGAACGCATTGCTGAACCGGATTGTGCCAACGGTTTTTTATTGGATGGTTTCCCACGTACCGTTCCACAAGCGGATGCCGTTGCTGAAGCCGGCGTTGAGATTGATGCGGTGATTGAAATCGATGTGCCTGACGAAGAGATTGTCAACCGAATGTCTGGACGTCGTGCCCACTTAGCTTCTGGCCGTACTTACCATGTTGTGTATAACCCGCCAAAAGTGGAAGGCAAGGATGACGAAACCGGTGAAGACCTAGTACAGCGTGATGATGATAAACCTGAAGTGGTTAAAGATCGTTTGAATGTTTACCATGCTCAAACCGCTCCGTTAATCAACTACTACACAGAAGTAGCGGCTAAAAACCCGGCGTTGAAATACATCAAAGTCGACGGTACCCAGCCAATTGATGCGGTTGAAAAAGCGATTATGGATAACCTTAAATAA
- a CDS encoding multidrug effflux MFS transporter, translating to MAVKETSIEIDKRKMSKFWLIFFASLASMVAPFSIDTYIPSFPAIESYYGVSRELLSTSMGAYLAAFAITTLVWGPLADRFGRKYIALVSLLGFLLASMGCALAPSFDGFMIFRVFQGVLAGGVIISARAMVRDYFPPQEAQKTMALVMMVFAIAPAIAPIVGGYLQAQFDWESIFWFLSGYALLTIAILLFFIVETQHPEHVQSIAPKPLMRSYWQTIKHPLFIKVVLAQALLFAGMFVYIAGSASLMFDHLKLGPQDFWMQFVPMVGGMILGSMVVHRMTGRYAPNHIVLFSYLVTGLAASMGLVSSVLLEPQVLSIIPFISLYAFAMAMSLPVLSILALDCLPHKRGMAASLQSLMQMGMAAVIAIVVVPLVHESLVEMALAMFVLWLIAVLLWVTVSNKLED from the coding sequence ATGGCTGTAAAAGAGACTTCGATTGAGATTGATAAGCGCAAAATGTCCAAGTTTTGGCTGATATTCTTTGCGTCTCTTGCCAGCATGGTGGCTCCGTTTTCGATTGATACCTATATTCCATCGTTTCCTGCCATTGAAAGCTATTATGGGGTTTCTAGAGAGCTTTTGAGTACCTCCATGGGGGCTTACTTAGCCGCTTTTGCGATTACCACTTTGGTGTGGGGGCCTTTGGCGGATCGCTTTGGACGTAAATACATCGCTTTAGTCTCATTGCTGGGGTTTTTATTGGCTTCGATGGGGTGTGCATTGGCGCCAAGTTTCGACGGCTTTATGATTTTCAGGGTGTTTCAAGGGGTGTTGGCCGGAGGGGTGATTATTTCGGCCAGGGCGATGGTGAGAGATTACTTCCCTCCGCAAGAGGCGCAAAAAACCATGGCATTGGTGATGATGGTGTTTGCCATCGCACCGGCGATAGCGCCGATTGTCGGCGGCTATTTGCAGGCGCAATTCGACTGGGAAAGCATCTTTTGGTTTTTAAGTGGCTACGCATTGCTGACCATAGCGATTTTGCTGTTTTTTATCGTGGAAACTCAACATCCTGAGCACGTACAGTCCATCGCACCAAAACCGTTGATGCGATCTTATTGGCAGACGATCAAACATCCGCTGTTCATCAAGGTGGTATTGGCACAGGCATTGTTGTTTGCCGGGATGTTTGTCTATATCGCCGGATCGGCAAGTTTGATGTTTGACCATTTAAAACTCGGGCCACAGGACTTTTGGATGCAGTTTGTGCCCATGGTGGGCGGAATGATTTTAGGCTCAATGGTGGTGCATAGAATGACTGGGCGTTATGCTCCGAACCACATAGTCCTCTTCTCCTATTTGGTCACTGGGCTGGCTGCGTCAATGGGCTTGGTCAGTAGTGTGTTATTGGAGCCGCAAGTGTTGAGTATCATCCCGTTTATTAGCCTGTATGCCTTTGCGATGGCGATGAGTTTGCCGGTGTTGTCGATATTGGCCTTGGATTGCCTGCCCCACAAGCGAGGCATGGCCGCTTCTTTGCAGAGTTTGATGCAAATGGGCATGGCCGCCGTGATTGCGATTGTGGTGGTGCCGTTGGTGCATGAGTCGTTGGTTGAAATGGCGTTGGCGATGTTTGTTTTGTGGTTAATTGCCGTGTTGTTGTGGGTAACAGTCTCTAACAAGCTGGAAGATTAG
- a CDS encoding fatty acid desaturase family protein, translating into MFKHAADRLPVILILFISLIDFILFFQLQNLWILVAYWLLMVIPKGVISAWNHHHQHSHVFKHSALNRILEFFYALHTGVTTNLWVLHHNLGHHRNFMDQEKDESRWKRKDGKKMGMLEYTINVTLSAYPRGYQVGKHYPKLQRQFVVFSLITLMLLGVLTYLNPLNALFLFILPMIGSLTYTSWATYGHHTGLESDDQFASSHNITDKWFNSLTGNLGYHTAHHFKQGVHWSKLPELHEQIKHKIPTECFRPSFFENIGRYLPIGK; encoded by the coding sequence GTGTTTAAGCATGCCGCTGACCGCCTTCCCGTTATTCTTATATTATTCATATCGTTAATCGATTTTATTTTATTTTTCCAACTGCAGAACCTTTGGATCCTTGTCGCTTACTGGCTGTTGATGGTCATTCCGAAAGGTGTCATTTCGGCATGGAACCATCACCATCAACATAGTCACGTTTTCAAACACTCCGCCCTAAATCGGATTTTAGAGTTCTTCTATGCGTTGCATACCGGCGTGACCACCAATTTATGGGTGCTGCATCATAATCTCGGGCATCACCGAAACTTCATGGACCAAGAAAAAGATGAGAGTCGCTGGAAACGCAAAGACGGTAAAAAGATGGGAATGTTGGAATATACGATAAATGTCACTTTAAGCGCTTACCCAAGAGGGTATCAAGTCGGCAAACACTATCCAAAATTGCAACGCCAGTTTGTGGTGTTTAGCCTCATCACCTTGATGTTGCTCGGTGTCTTGACTTATCTGAATCCGCTCAATGCTCTGTTTCTGTTCATTCTACCGATGATAGGCAGTCTAACTTACACCTCTTGGGCGACCTATGGCCACCACACCGGTTTAGAAAGTGATGACCAGTTCGCCAGCTCACACAACATTACCGATAAATGGTTTAACAGTTTGACAGGCAATCTAGGCTACCATACGGCACACCACTTCAAACAAGGTGTTCATTGGTCAAAACTGCCAGAACTCCATGAGCAGATTAAACACAAGATTCCCACAGAGTGTTTTAGACCCTCGTTTTTTGAGAATATTGGACGTTATCTTCCAATCGGGAAATAA